From a single Arachis hypogaea cultivar Tifrunner chromosome 3, arahy.Tifrunner.gnm2.J5K5, whole genome shotgun sequence genomic region:
- the LOC112782468 gene encoding acetyl-coenzyme A carboxylase carboxyl transferase subunit beta, chloroplastic has protein sequence MNICEHCGYHLKMSSSDRIELSIDLGTWNPMDEDMVSMDPIEFHSEEESESYKNRMDSYQRKTGLTEAVQTGTGQLNGIPVAIGIMDFQFMGGSMGSVVGEKITRLVEHAGNQLLPLILVCASGGARMQEGSLSLIQMAKISSALYEYQKNKRLFYVSILTSLQMKRCQRGILICTNGTSNLERA, from the coding sequence atgAATATTTGTGAACACTGTGGATATCATTTGAAAATGAGCAGTTCAGATAGAATCGAACTTTCGATTGATCTAGGTACTTGGAATCCTATGGATGAAGACATGGTCTCTATGGATCCCATTGAATTTCATTCGGAAGAGGAATCCGAATCCTATAAGAATCGTATGGACTCTTATCAAAGAAAGACAGGATTAACTGAGGCTGTTCAAACAGGCACAGGTCAACTAAACGGGATTCCTGTAGCAATTGGGATCATGGATTTTCAGTTTATGGGGGGTAGTATGGGATCTGTAGTAGGCGAGAAAATAACCCGTTTGGTCGAACATGCTGGCAATCAACTTTTACCTCTTATTCTAGTATGTGCGTCCGGAGGAGCACGTATGCAAGAAGGAAGTCTGAGCTTGATACAAATGGCTAAAATATCTTCTGCTTTATATgagtatcaaaaaaataaaaggttaTTCTATGTATCCATCCTTACATCTTTGCAGATGAAGAGATGTCAAAGGGGGATTCTTATTTGTACAAATGGTACTTCGAACTTGGAACGAGCATGA
- the LOC112771380 gene encoding senescence-specific cysteine protease SAG39, which yields MPLVMKSLVAIFLFLWTCIFRAKSFRPVYDESSIVHKHEQWMALYGRTYKDNEEKTKRQEIFKHNLEFIERFNKEGNKSFKLGLNSFADLSDEEFFASHTGAIHHHNKQPHRNVSNMMSADNIEPPSMDWREKGAVNDIKNQGVCGSCWAFSAVASVEGIIKIQTGKLPSLSEQQLVDCASVTNNGCSGYNVDKAFEYIENQGLSSETDYPYMATDGMCDAQNVNPVARISGYSDITPNNEQEMLRVVATQPISVLIEGSGQAFRFYQQGVFNGECGYTLNHAVNIIGYGQDDTYGYKYWLVRNSWGTTWGENGYMRILREGSYPQGLCGIAMGPSYPIYSN from the exons ATGCCTTTAGTCATGAAATCACTTGTTGCcatcttcctcttcctgtggactTGCATATTTCGTGCTAAGTCTTTTCGTCCGGTCTACGATGAGTCATCCATTGTCCATAAACATGAACAATGGATGGCCTTGTACGGCCGGACCTACAAAGACAATGAAGAAAAAACCAAACGACAAGAGATATTCAAGCATAACTTAGAGTTTATAGAGAGGTTCAATAAAGAAGGAAACAAGAGTTTCAAGTTGGGCCTAAACTCTTTTGCTGACTTAAGCGATGAAGAATTTTTTGCCTCTCACACCGGAGCTATCCACCACCACAACAAACAACCTCATCGGAACGTCAGCAACATGATGAGTGCTGATAACATTGAGCCGCCTAGCATGGATTGGAGAGAGAAAGGAGCTGTCAACGACATAAAGAACCAGGGGGTTTGCG GGAGTTGTTGGGCTTTTTCTGCAGTGGCATCAGTTGAAGGAATTATCAAAATCCAAACGGGAAAGTTGCCTTCATTGTCTGAGCAACAATTGGTAGACTGCGCCTCCGTCACCAACAACGGTTGCAGCGGATACAACGTGGACAAAGCATTTGAATATATAGAAAATCAAGGTCTTAGCAGCGAAACAGATTACCCATACATGGCCACAGATGGGATGTGTGACGCACAAAATGTGAATCCTGTGGCCAGGATCAGTGGTTACTCCGATATAACTCCAAACAATGAGCAAGAAATGCTGAGGGTAGTGGCTACCCAACCTATCTCAGTATTAATTGAAGGTAGTGGACAAGCATTTCGGTTTTACCAACAGGGTGTTTTCAATGGTGAATGTGGGTATACTCTTAACCATGCAGTTAATATAATTGGGTATGGTCAGGACGACACATATGGatataaatattggttggtaaggAACTCATGGGGAACAACTTGGGGTGAGAATGGTTACATGAGGATTTTAAGAGAGGGTAGTTACCCTCAGGGCctttgtggcattgccatgggtcctTCTTATCCAATTTATTCAAATTAA